Proteins encoded by one window of Candidatus Binatia bacterium:
- a CDS encoding FAD-dependent oxidoreductase: protein MPNPIRRYARWLHTRWPAGTVEKLPEVRSDGTTRVPGVLVAGDLTGIPLLKNALDTGARAVQRIALDLRGTPRTPPPGEDVLPPAQAAPPAAALDLVIVGAGVSGMAAAMEARRAGLSFAVLESAEPFATVANFPKKKPIFTYPTGMKPVGPLQVTADVKEPLLEELRAQAAAARIEVLPGHATRVARESGGMLAVQRADGEPIRARRVLVAIGKSGDYRRLGVPGEERDKVTNRLHDPKDFAGQNVLVVGGGDSAVETALLLDGAGARVTLAHRGAELVRPKPENAERLRRSGVSIRPKTRVREIGAKDATLEDGSGRVERIPNDAVFTMIGRDAPLGFFRRSGIPIAGERGAASWIAMGLFLLFCAWLYNWKSGGSMSALFAARSWFPFNLPALLAVAGGAIARDAADPRTLIGTLAISAAGPSFWYTLAYTTVVLLFGWRRIRRRRTPYVTAQTATLAAIQVVPLFLLPEIVLPLLGHNHLLPRGLADALFPSVTYGHGREYWRAYGLILAWPLNVYNVFTHDPLWWWIGISAAQTFVLIPLGIYFFGKGVYCGWICSCGALAETLGDTHRHKMPHGPAWNRLNLAGQGVLAVAFLLLGVRIAGWILPDGNWADRLFDPVFKTQYKWIVDVFLAGVIGYGLYFWFSGRVWCRFFCPLAALMHVYARFSRFAIVPDKKKCISCNVCTSVCHQGIDVMNFANKGEPMRDPECVRCSACVHACPTGVLTFGQVDRAGRTIALDLLPASPVQMREADVRAGAVPKTAP from the coding sequence ATGCCCAACCCGATCCGCCGCTACGCCCGCTGGCTGCACACACGATGGCCCGCGGGCACCGTGGAGAAGCTCCCGGAGGTTCGCTCCGACGGGACCACGCGCGTGCCCGGCGTTCTCGTCGCGGGCGACCTGACGGGAATCCCGCTCCTCAAGAACGCCCTCGATACGGGCGCGCGCGCGGTCCAGCGAATCGCCCTCGACCTCAGGGGAACGCCGCGCACCCCGCCGCCCGGGGAAGACGTCTTGCCCCCGGCGCAAGCGGCGCCCCCTGCCGCGGCGCTGGATCTCGTCATCGTCGGCGCCGGGGTTTCCGGCATGGCCGCCGCGATGGAGGCGAGGCGCGCCGGTCTCTCCTTCGCCGTCCTCGAGAGCGCCGAGCCGTTCGCCACCGTCGCCAATTTCCCGAAGAAGAAGCCGATCTTCACTTACCCCACCGGGATGAAGCCCGTGGGGCCGCTGCAGGTCACCGCCGACGTGAAGGAGCCGCTCCTCGAGGAGCTTCGCGCGCAGGCCGCCGCGGCCCGAATCGAAGTCCTGCCAGGCCACGCGACGCGGGTCGCCCGCGAGAGCGGCGGGATGCTCGCGGTGCAGCGGGCGGACGGAGAGCCGATCCGGGCCCGGCGGGTGCTGGTGGCGATCGGAAAGAGCGGCGACTACCGGAGGCTCGGCGTCCCGGGCGAGGAGCGCGACAAGGTCACGAACCGGCTCCACGACCCGAAGGACTTCGCGGGGCAGAACGTTCTGGTCGTGGGCGGCGGCGACTCGGCGGTCGAGACGGCGCTCCTGCTCGACGGGGCCGGAGCGCGCGTGACGCTGGCGCACCGCGGCGCCGAGCTGGTCCGGCCGAAGCCGGAGAACGCCGAGCGCCTCCGCCGATCGGGCGTCTCGATCCGGCCGAAGACCCGCGTCCGCGAGATCGGCGCCAAGGACGCGACGCTCGAGGACGGGAGCGGCCGCGTGGAGCGGATTCCGAACGACGCGGTCTTCACCATGATCGGCCGGGACGCGCCGCTCGGGTTCTTCCGCCGCTCCGGAATCCCGATCGCGGGGGAGCGCGGTGCTGCCTCCTGGATCGCGATGGGTCTCTTCCTTCTCTTCTGCGCCTGGCTCTACAACTGGAAGTCGGGCGGCAGCATGTCGGCCCTCTTCGCCGCGCGGAGCTGGTTTCCCTTCAACCTCCCGGCACTCCTGGCCGTGGCGGGCGGCGCGATCGCGCGGGATGCGGCCGATCCGCGCACCCTGATCGGGACCCTGGCCATCAGCGCGGCCGGCCCCTCCTTCTGGTACACGCTGGCGTACACCACGGTCGTGCTCCTCTTCGGGTGGCGGCGGATCCGGCGCCGCCGCACCCCCTACGTCACGGCGCAGACCGCGACGCTCGCCGCGATCCAGGTCGTGCCGCTCTTCCTGCTTCCCGAGATCGTCCTTCCGCTCCTCGGGCACAACCACCTGCTCCCGCGCGGCCTGGCCGACGCGCTGTTCCCGTCGGTGACCTACGGCCACGGCCGCGAGTACTGGCGCGCCTACGGGCTGATCCTCGCCTGGCCCCTCAACGTGTACAACGTGTTCACGCACGACCCGCTCTGGTGGTGGATCGGCATCAGCGCCGCGCAGACCTTCGTGCTGATCCCGCTGGGGATCTACTTCTTCGGCAAGGGCGTCTACTGCGGCTGGATCTGCTCCTGCGGCGCTCTGGCCGAGACGCTGGGCGACACCCACCGTCACAAGATGCCGCACGGCCCGGCGTGGAACCGCCTCAACCTCGCGGGGCAGGGGGTCCTGGCGGTCGCCTTTCTGCTGCTCGGCGTGCGGATCGCGGGGTGGATCCTCCCGGACGGGAACTGGGCCGACCGGCTCTTCGATCCGGTCTTCAAGACCCAGTACAAGTGGATCGTGGACGTGTTCCTCGCCGGCGTGATCGGATACGGTCTCTACTTCTGGTTCTCGGGACGGGTCTGGTGCCGGTTCTTCTGCCCGCTCGCAGCGCTGATGCACGTGTACGCGCGCTTCAGCCGGTTCGCCATCGTGCCCGACAAGAAGAAGTGCATCTCCTGCAACGTCTGCACGTCGGTCTGCCACCAGGGGATCGACGTGATGAATTTCGCGAACAAGGGAGAGCCGATGCGGGATCCGGAGTGCGTGCGCTGCTCGGCGTGCGTTCATGCCTGTCCCACCGGCGTGCTGACCTTCGGCCAGGTCGACCGCGCGGGGCGGACGATCGCGCTCGATCTCCTTCCGGCCTCGCCCGTGCAGATGCGTGAAGCCGACGTCCGGGCAGGCGCCGTGCCCAAAACCGCGCCGTGA
- a CDS encoding PAS domain-containing protein, whose amino-acid sequence MASPAHSSSPESRIARQLAEVWSETGLAGALARGAGLLASGAHGASALFLVTDDGIAAEAWHQDGAAGDLERRVRFQQAALEGPDADPRHYGPTGALVARRTVPAPAGNARVTLVWVREAGSEAAGGAAESILDVLVWKVASVRDGEYHRARHEQYERWFKTLDAQLRILDRERQKFAAVANQSDTCAFVTDASHAVTWHNKAMAQLFGREDEGWTGRPCAELCERLGLVGESGACGVCPVRRAFETNAAVHREVHAPDGRELYLTALPIKGPDGRAFEVLGQIQDLSNLEVVRRAKDRLQTVISGAPIVLFAVDREGLFTLSEGKGLEALGLAPGEVVGRSAFQIYRDTPGIGAAIRDALAGATVTDSVELGTLAYDVYYVPLRDPDGSIQGVIGVATDITERRRAERALQESEEKLRHAQRLESVGSLAGGVAHDFNNLLTAMFGHLKFLRDKLGASEELRAEVDAVEHAANRAATLTRQLLAFSRKQVLQLRAVDLNAVVAGMEPMLKRLIGEDVELVTRLDAERPWIRADAGQVEQVVINLVVNARDAMPGGGRLVLGTRDVAPGMGPQAGEGDAGRPEPLRTGSYVSLVVSDTGQGMDASTLERAFEPFFTTKAVGEGTGLGLSTVYGIVKQSEGEVFVTSALGEGATFTIYFPSAQAPASDEPAPLAVPALTPGHETILLVEDETMVRDLFRDVLEASGYRVLEAANGIEALEVASRFGQAIDLLVTDVIMPGMAGGELVRRMAEVRPATKVLYVSGYTDDALVRRGVIEAGVSFLQKPCMPDELSRVVRQILG is encoded by the coding sequence ATGGCTTCGCCCGCGCACTCGTCGAGCCCGGAGAGCCGGATCGCGCGGCAGCTCGCGGAGGTCTGGAGCGAGACCGGCCTCGCGGGGGCGCTGGCCCGCGGGGCCGGTCTGCTGGCTTCCGGGGCCCATGGGGCCTCGGCGCTCTTCCTGGTTACCGACGATGGCATCGCGGCAGAGGCGTGGCACCAGGACGGCGCCGCGGGCGACCTCGAGCGCCGGGTGCGATTCCAGCAGGCGGCGCTCGAGGGACCCGATGCCGATCCTCGCCACTACGGCCCCACGGGCGCCCTCGTGGCGCGGCGCACCGTGCCGGCGCCCGCGGGAAACGCGCGCGTCACGCTCGTCTGGGTGCGGGAGGCGGGGTCCGAAGCGGCCGGCGGCGCCGCCGAATCGATCCTCGACGTGCTCGTCTGGAAGGTCGCGTCGGTGCGCGATGGCGAATACCACCGCGCGCGCCACGAGCAGTACGAGCGCTGGTTCAAGACGCTCGATGCCCAGCTCCGCATCCTCGACCGGGAACGGCAGAAGTTCGCCGCCGTCGCCAACCAGAGCGACACCTGCGCCTTCGTCACCGACGCCTCCCACGCGGTCACGTGGCACAACAAGGCGATGGCGCAGCTCTTCGGCCGCGAGGACGAGGGTTGGACCGGCCGGCCCTGCGCCGAGCTGTGCGAGCGCCTGGGATTGGTGGGGGAGTCGGGCGCGTGCGGCGTGTGCCCGGTCCGCCGCGCCTTCGAGACGAATGCCGCCGTGCATCGCGAGGTGCACGCTCCCGACGGCCGCGAGCTGTACCTGACGGCGCTGCCGATCAAAGGCCCCGACGGTCGCGCCTTCGAGGTCCTGGGCCAGATCCAGGACCTCTCCAACCTGGAAGTCGTGCGGCGCGCGAAGGACCGCCTCCAGACCGTCATCTCCGGCGCCCCGATCGTGCTCTTCGCGGTCGACCGCGAGGGCCTCTTCACCCTCTCGGAGGGGAAGGGGCTGGAAGCGCTCGGGCTCGCACCCGGGGAGGTGGTCGGGAGGTCCGCATTCCAGATCTATCGGGACACGCCGGGCATCGGGGCCGCCATCCGGGACGCGCTGGCCGGCGCGACGGTGACCGATTCCGTGGAGCTGGGCACCCTCGCCTACGACGTCTATTACGTGCCGCTGCGCGATCCCGACGGCTCGATCCAGGGCGTGATCGGCGTCGCGACCGACATCACCGAGCGGCGCCGCGCGGAGCGGGCGCTCCAGGAGAGCGAGGAGAAGCTGCGCCACGCGCAGCGCCTCGAATCGGTGGGGAGCCTGGCCGGAGGGGTGGCGCACGACTTCAACAACCTCCTGACCGCGATGTTCGGCCACCTGAAGTTCCTCCGGGACAAGCTCGGGGCCTCCGAGGAGCTGCGCGCCGAGGTGGACGCCGTCGAGCACGCCGCCAACCGTGCGGCCACCCTCACCCGGCAGCTCCTCGCATTCAGCCGAAAGCAGGTCCTCCAGCTCCGGGCCGTGGACCTGAACGCCGTCGTCGCCGGCATGGAGCCGATGCTGAAGCGCCTGATCGGCGAAGACGTCGAGCTCGTGACCCGGCTCGACGCCGAGCGTCCCTGGATCCGCGCCGATGCCGGCCAGGTGGAGCAGGTCGTGATCAATCTCGTCGTGAACGCGCGCGACGCCATGCCGGGAGGCGGCCGGCTCGTTCTCGGGACGCGCGACGTCGCGCCGGGGATGGGCCCGCAGGCGGGGGAAGGAGACGCGGGGCGCCCCGAACCCCTCCGGACGGGCTCCTACGTCAGCCTCGTCGTGAGCGACACCGGGCAGGGAATGGACGCCTCGACCCTGGAGCGGGCGTTCGAGCCCTTCTTCACGACCAAGGCCGTCGGAGAGGGCACCGGCCTCGGGCTCTCGACCGTGTACGGCATCGTGAAGCAGAGCGAGGGAGAGGTGTTCGTCACCAGCGCCCTGGGCGAGGGGGCGACGTTCACGATCTATTTCCCGAGCGCTCAGGCTCCGGCGTCGGACGAGCCCGCCCCGCTCGCCGTCCCCGCGCTCACCCCCGGCCACGAGACGATCCTGCTGGTGGAGGACGAGACGATGGTCCGGGACCTCTTCCGCGACGTGCTCGAGGCCTCCGGGTACCGGGTGCTCGAAGCGGCGAACGGCATCGAGGCGCTGGAGGTGGCGTCGCGCTTCGGCCAGGCGATCGACCTGCTCGTCACCGACGTGATCATGCCCGGCATGGCGGGGGGCGAGCTGGTGCGCCGCATGGCGGAGGTCCGCCCCGCGACCAAGGTGCTCTACGTCTCCGGCTACACCGACGACGCGCTGGTCCGGCGCGGCGTCATCGAGGCCGGCGTCTCCTTCCTCCAGAAGCCCTGCATGCCCGACGAGCTCTCGCGGGTCGTCCGCCAGATCCTCGGCTGA
- a CDS encoding GAF domain-containing protein, which translates to MTVDQLIARLDQLSKDGAPLEGLLEEAVRGLHETDPRFHWTGVYELFEDNMLRLGPFVGAPTDHVFIGVGNGVCGTAVAERRNMNVPDVREITNYLACSTETRSELVVLIRDGDTIYGQIDIDSHRVAAFDESTVAQVQRVADWLARAYAAKASPRRAPA; encoded by the coding sequence ATGACCGTCGACCAACTGATCGCGCGCCTGGACCAGCTCTCCAAGGATGGAGCTCCGCTCGAGGGCCTGCTGGAGGAGGCGGTGCGCGGGCTCCACGAGACCGACCCGCGCTTCCACTGGACCGGCGTCTACGAGCTGTTCGAGGACAACATGCTGCGGCTCGGGCCGTTCGTCGGCGCTCCGACCGATCACGTGTTCATCGGCGTGGGTAACGGCGTCTGCGGCACGGCGGTCGCGGAGCGGCGCAACATGAACGTCCCCGACGTGCGCGAGATCACGAACTACCTCGCCTGCAGCACCGAGACCCGCTCCGAGCTGGTCGTTCTGATCCGGGACGGCGACACGATCTACGGGCAGATCGACATCGACAGCCATCGGGTCGCCGCGTTCGACGAATCCACCGTGGCCCAGGTCCAGCGCGTCGCCGACTGGCTCGCGAGGGCGTACGCCGCCAAGGCTTCGCCCCGGCGCGCGCCCGCCTGA
- a CDS encoding DinB family protein, whose translation MSEAERIADLHRRAFDGDSWHGPHVFEILEGVDAARAARKPVARAHSAWEIVLHMRAWEDIVLRRLRGEVVEPTDAEDWPRVADPGAAAWKTALAALRETHDELNRAIAAIPDERLETAAPGGRTTLYRLAHGAVHHALYHAGQLAVLKRG comes from the coding sequence ATGAGCGAAGCCGAACGGATCGCCGACCTGCATCGCCGGGCCTTCGACGGCGACTCGTGGCATGGTCCCCACGTGTTCGAGATCCTGGAGGGCGTAGACGCGGCGCGCGCCGCGCGGAAGCCGGTCGCCAGGGCCCACAGCGCCTGGGAGATCGTGCTCCACATGCGCGCCTGGGAGGATATCGTCCTGCGACGGCTCCGCGGCGAAGTCGTCGAGCCCACCGACGCCGAGGATTGGCCTCGCGTGGCCGATCCGGGCGCGGCCGCCTGGAAGACGGCGCTCGCCGCGCTCCGCGAGACCCACGACGAGCTGAACCGGGCCATCGCGGCGATCCCCGACGAGCGGCTGGAGACGGCCGCGCCCGGCGGCAGGACGACCCTCTACCGGCTGGCCCACGGCGCCGTGCATCACGCTCTCTACCACGCGGGACAGCTCGCCGTCCTGAAAAGGGGGTAA
- a CDS encoding HAD family hydrolase, with product MRPLLITFDIFGTVLDWRRGLADALEGEGVALDGAAFDRVIDAQAGLESGPFRSYAEITAESLIRVLGVDPEPARAIGRNAGAWPLYPDSRDALRRLRAIAPCVATTNSDREHGEQVQAALGFRLDGWICAEDVGVYKPDARIWHAASARLGVAPGPSWWHVSAYADYDLATARALGLTGVFVARPHARPGDPDIAVANLAELAERIERAEAG from the coding sequence GTGCGGCCGCTCCTCATCACCTTCGATATCTTCGGCACGGTGCTCGACTGGCGGCGCGGCCTCGCCGACGCGCTCGAGGGTGAGGGCGTCGCGCTGGACGGCGCCGCGTTCGACCGGGTGATCGACGCGCAGGCCGGCCTGGAGTCGGGCCCCTTTCGATCCTACGCCGAGATCACGGCCGAGAGCTTGATCCGCGTGCTGGGCGTCGACCCGGAGCCCGCGCGCGCCATCGGCCGAAACGCCGGGGCGTGGCCGCTCTATCCCGATTCGCGGGACGCGCTCCGGCGCCTCCGGGCGATCGCGCCGTGCGTCGCGACCACGAACAGCGATCGGGAGCACGGCGAGCAGGTGCAGGCCGCGCTCGGGTTCCGGCTGGACGGGTGGATCTGCGCGGAGGATGTCGGGGTCTACAAGCCGGATGCGCGGATATGGCACGCCGCGTCGGCGCGGCTGGGCGTTGCGCCGGGCCCATCGTGGTGGCACGTGTCGGCGTACGCCGATTACGACCTCGCCACGGCGCGGGCGCTCGGCCTCACCGGCGTATTCGTGGCGCGGCCCCACGCGCGGCCGGGAGATCCCGACATCGCGGTGGCGAATCTGGCGGAGCTGGCCGAGCGGATCGAGCGTGCCGAAGCGGGCTAG
- a CDS encoding proline dehydrogenase family protein, with protein sequence MSVTRSVISWLATQRAFTRTVGGTGMRLGFARRFIAGETLEDALGAAASLNRCGLQVILNHLGEHVRNQDEARDSYRSYYEILQQLSQRKLDATITVKPTQIALELDYDLCRELTLRLVRDAAAVGNFVEIDMEHSGTTEATVSLFEYIRREHDNVGLAVQSCLRRTRADLERLKPLRPKIRLVKGAYLEPSDVAFVEKREVDESYSQLMRVLFSDGFFPAIGTHDERLLAEAKALAQEYGRRPDEWEVQMLLGVRRNLQDELVREGYRMRVYVTYGTEWVPYFMRRLAERPANVGFVLRSLMKGR encoded by the coding sequence ATGTCGGTAACCCGGAGCGTCATTTCCTGGCTTGCCACCCAGCGCGCCTTCACGCGCACGGTCGGCGGGACCGGGATGCGCCTGGGGTTCGCCCGCCGCTTCATCGCGGGGGAGACCCTGGAGGATGCGCTCGGCGCGGCGGCTTCCCTGAACCGCTGCGGCCTCCAGGTGATCCTGAATCACCTGGGCGAGCACGTCCGAAACCAGGACGAGGCCCGCGACTCCTACCGCTCCTACTACGAAATCCTCCAGCAGTTGTCCCAGCGGAAGCTGGACGCGACCATCACCGTCAAGCCGACGCAGATCGCGCTGGAGCTGGATTACGATCTCTGCCGCGAGCTGACGCTGCGGCTGGTGCGGGACGCCGCCGCGGTGGGAAATTTCGTGGAGATCGACATGGAGCACTCGGGCACGACTGAGGCGACCGTATCGCTCTTCGAGTACATCCGCCGCGAGCACGACAACGTGGGGCTTGCCGTCCAGTCCTGCCTGCGCCGGACCCGGGCCGACCTGGAACGGCTGAAGCCGCTCCGCCCGAAGATCCGCCTCGTGAAGGGGGCCTACCTCGAGCCGAGCGACGTCGCCTTCGTCGAAAAGCGCGAGGTCGACGAGTCCTACAGCCAGCTCATGCGCGTGCTCTTCTCCGATGGCTTCTTCCCGGCCATCGGCACGCACGACGAAAGGCTCCTCGCCGAGGCGAAAGCGCTGGCCCAGGAATACGGCCGCCGTCCCGACGAGTGGGAGGTGCAGATGCTCCTCGGCGTGCGGCGCAACCTTCAAGACGAGCTGGTGCGCGAGGGGTACCGGATGCGGGTCTACGTCACCTACGGCACCGAATGGGTCCCCTACTTCATGCGGCGCCTGGCCGAGCGTCCCGCCAACGTGGGGTTCGTGCTGCGGAGCCTGATGAAGGGGCGCTAG